The genomic interval GAAACTAACAATATAATGGAGACATACATTGGATTTTAAAGAGGACCGCGCGACTCTCGCGTTTTGTCGGAAAAGCTGATATATCGAATAAGGCCTGTAATCATTTGTGTCCTTCAGAGATGCTTTTCCTAAAAATGACAGTTTGGTACAACACAGTATTTCCTTACACTCTTTTACACAGGTGAGATGGCAAGAAGAATGTGTCTCTCCTCTTCAAATAGACACACAGTCACAGTCAGATACAGGTTAGCAAATGATCATCATCCAATGTGTTCATATAGGAGATAAAACagagtaaaaacatatttacgtCTTTAGCTGTTAAATCACACACAGCATGACAATGAATAAAAAGCCACCTAGATAAGCTTAATAACCtagataaaattatttttgatatttatctATGAATTTGAGTTGGTTCTGtggagaagtttttttttggtttagagTAAAATGCATACTATTAATAATCAGACGGAGGAATTCTTTGCTGAATCGCTGGAGCAGCATTGAAAGGTGTAGGAGAAATTTGACAGGAAGCTCTTACAATGACTGGCATGAGCAAAACGGTCCTAAACACAGCACGCTTTCGCCTTCATCTGAGGAGAAACAAAAAAGACCGCTATAGCTGCTTGGACACACGTAgttgtaaacatttataatttactaAATGAGTCTGAAATGTTAAAGAGCCACTGTTCTCCACGAATCTATCAAGAACAGTTTGGAAATTGAGACAAATTAAAGCAGTTGAAACTAATGCTTGTTTCTCTGCAGTGGTCCAACTCCTCCTCAAGAAACCTCAGAGCGGCTAAGGACATGCAGAACTACAGACACGGATATCCAGTAAGAGTTCGCCGTTTTCTCTCAAAATAAGTGCTCTTTGAACAAACCCCTGTTGTGCTGATGTGATGATCTTCTATCTGTAGAACATTAATGAAGAGGAATGTCCAGAAGAGAGAATGACTAATTTAAAATTCTatctgaatgaaattaaatcatcTCCTGATGGTACGTCTTTCTCTTGAGCTGCAAAAGCGCTTCTCTAGTAAGAGTGTATTGCACTTCTTTTCCTGCTTGGTTTGTTTTCAAGCTCTTGTCTTATTCCTTGTGCTCCTCAGATGTGTCGATTGAGACATTTCACACCGAGTGGAGAACCGATTACAAAAGACTGGAGAGAGTTCACTCCTACATTCAGTGGTAAGAAACGCCTCTTTATCGATCACGTTGATCCTCGTGAGAATTGCTTGGTGACCGTATCTTTGCTTTGGAATAGGGCTGTAACGCCACAGaaacttctttaaataaattctatagTGAAAATGTAGCTTAACTATAGGAGGCCTTTTACAGCCTGGTCCCCACCGGGACGATGATCACGGACGCTAATCGCCTGTGTTTCAGGGAGATGCTTGTCTTTGTGTTCATACACTGGCAAAGTTTCTGGATAAATACACACTGCTGTGACCCTCCCCTGCCCAAAAGCAGCCATCTGTGAATGAGAGTCCAAAGCTGTTTCCCTTTACAGTTGCTGAGTGAAAggagagttttttttattgacagtaCATGCATTTATACACTTTATTGAAAAGGATGAACCGCTTGTTATGCACATCATACATCAGTCCACTATTTCTGCACGTTTCCACCAGGTTGTGTTTTACTGTAACTTcagcctttttaaaatgctgctaTTTGAACTGAGGCATTTATACAGCAATCGGGAAAAAGCCACTTGAAAAAGggccaaaacaacattttttgtataaatttcctaagaaaaaaaaaaagtgttttttttaaattagaaaggTGATACTTAGTTTCTTACAATATATCAAACTGTAAGTTTCCAATGAAGTTCCAGTCACACAGTGGTTAAAACAGCACACGAGACCCGTACTGAGAATCTTCAGTATGAATGTGTGAACCCTTACTTTAGGAACTCAAAGCTGTGTTGTTTGCAGGTTGTTTCCTTTGCGAGAGCCCGGAGTTAACTACATGGCTGCGGAGCTCACCAAGAAGGAAATCCAAGTAAGTCGTGACAATCCCCAACTCTAATAAACCCTGATCCAGAGACACTGAAGCTGGCTCTCGTCCTGTCATCTGCAGGCCTTCAAGGAGAGCGATGAAGCTAAGAGCCGTCTCCTGGACTCCTACGAGCTCATGCTCGGCTTCTACGGCATACAGCTGCTCAACAGAGAAACCGGGGAGGTGAAGCGCGCTGAGAACTGGAGAGAGAGATTCGCCAATCTAGAGAGGTGAGGGGACTTCGAGCAGCAATCATTAAACCTTCCTTCAGATGAAACTCTGTTTGTTGCTCTTCTTGTTTACAGAAGTATTCCTCACCAGTACTTTCATAGTGTCTTCTTAATGCTGTTTTGGTTATGGATATGAGTCGTCTGTGCCAAATGACTTTTATCATGTGCTAGTGCAGTTTTGTTTCCTACAGAACATCCTGCTTGTTCAAGcgctttcttttgtttctcttcTGTAGGGTATATTTACACTAGCTTGTTGGCTGGTTACAGTAACTCTGCATCCAGTTATTGGTGGcatgcattaataattaatcatttgaattaaacttgactgtatttattttgttagcacACATTGAGGTGAACCATtcaatccacaaaaatatgtttgccTTCATGATCTTTAACTGCTCCTCCCCTCTAAAAGGGTGGGTCTTCTCTGATGAGGTCAGTGGGCATGAGCGTGTAAGTGTTCACTTCTGAATGAAACgcctactttactacatccaatcaattctGAGGTGCAGATCATACAAAATGTAGTATGAATAGCACACAATCCTGCAATTTTAACAGTGCATCTAATAGCATCTATTGCTACACTTGATGCAGTTAGCCACTGCCATGACATAACCCCTTTTCTATTGTAAAAACCAAACTGTCCAAATGAATCAAACTTTTGATGTTTGTTCTGGATTACTGCCTGGATTATTGGAAGATCCAACCATGGGTCATTATATGATTTCTAACAGAAGCAGTCAGCTGTaggtttattttgttgttgagAAAATCTATGATGCCATTGAGAAATCCAGGACCTCTGGCAGAAAAACAAGCCCACGAGATCCAGCAGTATAACTAACAATGAGCATGGAGCACTTTTTTTATCCCTGTTTGTACTAAACCCATCTGGtagcttttttacatttcatctgaccatagaagccagtACACAAAACAAATCTGCAGTTTACCGAAGGGCTTTCCAGACAGCATAGTGACTTTTGACTCCAAATAAAAAGTGAAGGGCAATTGGGTGCATTTGCTAgagaaaaaattaattcaaaactttatttcaaaatgacacGTGGGCTTATAGAGTGTATGAGGATGTATTGAAACCTTTACactctttctttatttccaGACAGTCCTTCTCACATGCCACTAAAAATGATTTCACATTTGCTTTCAGAAACATGCACAACAATCTCCGAATCACAAGGATACTCAAGAGCCTGGGAGAGCTGGGTTTTGAGCATTTCCAAGCCCCTCTGGTGCGATTCTTCCTGGAGGAGACCCTGGTTAGAAAGACCCTCAGCAGCGTCAAACGCAGCGTACTCGACTACTTCCTGTTCGCTGTGCGGGACAAGCGTGAGCGCAGGAAGCTGGTGCGCTTCGCCTTCCAGCACTTTGAGCCCAAAGACAAGTTTGTGTGGTGCCCCAGGAAAATCCAAAAACGCTTCAAGAAGAAGTCGGAGAAGCGGCAGAACTCTTCAGCTGGTAGCGGCGGAGAGAGCGCAGCACAGGACGAAGGTCATTCACGATACAAAAACAAGGATGCAGAAGCCGCCAGCGAGCCAAAACACAGCAAGCCGGTCGCTGAGCTCACAGACGCAAAGAAGCAAGTCGACAGCGACTCCGTAATGAGAGCGGAAGATCAGGAGCCCAATCCAGACGCTGCTTCTGTACAATTGGCTCTTACTAACGGCACCGCTGTTAACAACGGAGAGACTGTTAGCGACGAGCCACGCTGTGCTGAAGACCAGCAAGTCTCCCAGAAGCCTGAGCGAGCGGCGGAGGCTCCGGATGCTAGCTGCGAGCGTGTAGCCGCTCTTAACACAGGATCGGCAGACTGTGACGACTCTCGGGACGAGACGGACCGTCTGCTCTGTCCTGCTGACTCTCAGGAGGAGCCGGAGGGAACGAGTGAGGATAGGACAGTGACTGACAGCCCTAAACACAACACACCAACACAGTCTGAGAAGCTTCCCAGGCCTGGCCTGACCCTGACCAGCATCCAGCCAGAGAACCATGAGAAGAACGCAACGAACTGCAACCAGGCTAACGGATCAGAGACCGAAGAGCCAATGGACATTGTGGACACAAGTTCATACCTCGCCCACGAATGACTCCCGAACACCACGAAGCACTGAAAATTGACACTTTATGAACTTCTTATGAACTGATATGAGATATGAACTGAGCTGTTTTTTAAAGAGGGTTCGTTCTAACAGGTTTTCTGTGCGGTGGGGCCAAATGTTCTTGttatagctgtttttttttctagtttgaatgtttatttgtcCATACTTTTTCTTAAACTGAAACTGTGAAAGAGGAATGTACATTCATCTATTGATGAGAATATGTCCATAGTAAAACCATAGAGTTAGGGTCTTGTTTTTCAGCAGATACACTGTATTTTTGCTGATGAAATTctctttcatgtttttaatgctaTTCCTGAATTCAACTGAAAGAGCTTGTCTTTTACTAAGCTAATTTCTTagtttctaaaatgttaatttacgGTCATAAACTAAAGAAGCGTTAATAAGCCCTATGATCAGacgttttaaaatcaattcctTGAATGTGCAGCAATGCAGTAACTCCAGATTAAAACTCTTCCCACGGTACCATGAATAAACCcttcatgtttcatttaatgtttatatattgttttctgttgttttaaaataactaattaaattgTACATTCTTTTTGCTCAATTGCTTAAGCTCAGTAATAATAAAGGCAGAAGAATTTAAGGGAATAAAGGAAATGTGTATGATTTGTCACTTTGATGTATTTAAACCTATTCCTATTCCATAGTGTTTTAGGTCCATTTGAACCATTTAAGAAAAGGAGACACAATGCATACTATATACTATGTTACATGcagttgtgtgtatatatatgtaacatatttgATATGATACAAGACAGGAATTATAGGGGTTCCTCCAGGACCTGGTTTGGACAGCCCTGACCTAGATAAACCTCAGGCTGCAGACTTCCACACTCTTTTTGATCTCAAGAGAGAATTGACTACGGCTgctcacatttacacacagcCCTGCCACATTGATCATTGGATCACATCGCATCACTTCCTCCTCTTAACCTCAACGTGATTCCTGACAACACATAGCCCTCTACTTTTTTTCAGCTATCTGCTCTGATTTCATATGTGCTTCCTCCCTCTAAACAGTGAGAGCGTTAATCAACTTCCTCCAGACCAGCCGGCCTCAAACTCTCACATGCTCTCAAAAGTAATTTCAGCTGATGACTGTGCCACATTCTTCATTAATGAGATTACAACCACCAGTGCACAATTCTCCACACCGCAATCTGTCAAGCACACCTTACCAGCAAACATACACTGAAGTCAAACTCGTACTTTACAATCATCCTACTACTTGCCTGCTTTCTCCTGTTCTATCTCATCTCCTTCAAACCAGTTCTCCTGCACTCATTCGTATCATTAACACATTCCTTCCTATCGTTTTTTTTCTGCCTTGCTCTGTTGTTGAAGACCTAAGACTGGCGTTTTGTTGGGTCTGTCTCCTGAGTCTTACCTCACAGATAGGCCCTTCAAGGTATCTTGGAGATCTGAGTTGTCCATGTTTCAGTATTTACCTCCCACTTTCTCGTATATAAAAGTTTACTACTGTTAGAGTACAATCAGTGgagaagaaaatatattttttattatcattacgGTGGTCATGTTTGCTGTAGTTGGGCTCTTGAGCCCTGACTCTTGTTTAATTATTGAAGCTGAATTATAGCACAAGCCAAAAGAAACGGTGCGTTGGGTGTATCTTATACGTCCCAGAAAGGCACTGTGGCCACCACCGGGTGCCTTCAAGAACTTTTTGAAGACGCTGACTGTATCATCTCCatctaaacaacaaaaatgtgaatttatgtACTCAATTTTTAAAAGTTCGTTGTAAGCATTTCATTTGCTTACTTATaattaatgtgttataaaatgttattttatagtattatttatagtatatagtgttttaatgtgtttaatccAAGCATTCATTAATACAGAAAATTCACCTACTTTTCAAAGTATACACACAGCATACTGCAATCTAGTAGTAGTTGGTGtgttaaataatgcatgcaGGGAATAGTGCTAGCTGATAGTTGGGACATCCCCGCTAGacatagtattattttatttctaactcAGCTGCAAGACACTTAGCAATATTGAGTGGTATTTATTGTCGTACACACAGAATGTTACAGCAGCTCGGTGACGCCATTAAAGCATTAACACAACAAATATAAACGTGTGAGATATGAGTGTTTTAAACATATGTGAACATGATGATTGAAAAAACACAGTACTGTTAAAGTAGCACTGATCCAGAACTGAAGATAATGAAGTGATTAAGTACATGTTGATGTGTATTAGTgatgaacacctgctgttaACAATCACTGAAGCCACGGCCTTAGATAAAATCCAGCTTCACTCATTACTCAGCAGTTATTTGTGTCAGATGCTACACTACAGAAgcttttattgatgttttatcAGAGGATTAAATGTTCGATGCCGCCATCATCAGGTCAGGGTTTATTTAACTGTGAATTAGAGATGAGAAAGTATCACTCATTCCACAGTCGAAATAAgctttaaatagcaataaagcAATTCTTTTGAGGAGGCAGAAGAACCGCACACCTCCGCTCAGCGCCTCGTGAGAACTTCTTCTCCGTCTATGTTTGTCTGTTTGATGGAAGCAGCATGTAACtcgctcgtgtgtgtgtttgtcgtCGGATGGGtggcatctctctctctctctctcgagctCTGACCGCCCCCTCGCTCCGCCGGACTCCTGCTCTTTATCTACATTCATACTGAGGGTCTCCAGCACAGGACGCGGGAGCCATGGCCGTCTCCTCAGCGCTTCATGTACTCGTCCTCTGTCAGCTGCTAGCGTCCTCTCTCGCTCAGGTAAGACCACCGTTTATCTCCTGCGGCCATGTCTCTGTCTGTAGTAGATCACAGCAGTTTGTTGTTTCCGTGAAGAGAGATGAATCGCATTCGTGTTACTGTCGTACTCTGTGGACTGTACGAGTAAAGTCGGGCGCTTGTTTCTACCTGGAACGACTTTTTGATCAGATTTTCAGATATGTGTTTTTTACAcgaataaatatgtttatacagATGTTACAATGTCTGAATAATATCTGGTTCCTTTACAGACGATTTTTTTCAAAGTGTAATATGATCGTCGCACAATGGCATCTTTGTGAGATCTTTGCTGTGTTTGCTTCTTCTTTTCTgtctgaatgtttattttttttattcatttcgaTACAAATCGCATGTAATTGTAGTTTCATGTagaaatgtgacattttgagCTGAGAACTGACACTGGAGGGATAGaatttatttgcatgtatttctTTATTCGATTGTTTTATTCTGAGATGTTGTGGTGTTTTATGTCTTTAGGAAAGGCCGGGCCCTCGGGGTGCACCTGGAGTGCCGGGACCACCGGGACCCCCGGGGAAAGACGGCATAGACGTGAGTTTCGGCTTCGCTGTTAATCTattagaaatacacacacaggtGAAGGAAAGGGGACGTAAAAAACGAGTGTTTGTCACACATTTCTggtgaaaaacaaaagacaaaattcTGAAATATGACTGAACATTCTATGAATAATCAATAACTGTTATTAAATGTTCGTTATATTGCATGTTTTAGACGGGCTGGTAATGCTAAAGGAGAAACTCTCAGGAATGTACGCATGCAAACGTTGAAAGCAGTGAATGTTTCCTCAGTAAACGAAAATCAGCTCGGTGTGAGCGGCGGAGGTGACAGAGAGCCCATTCATTCGGCCTCAAATCAAACACAAGCGTCTCGGGTTTCCCAGCCCCCTCCAGCCTCAGAACAGCACAGTTCCTTCATGCAGAAATACTTGCTCACTTCGGGCTGCTGTCTCGTTTCTCGTATGTCTAACCTTAAGTGATTGTTATCTGCGCAGGGCAAACCTGGCCCTGCTGGACTTCCCGGGAGACCTGTGAGTATCTGGATGTGCTCTAATACTTTAAAGCCCTCTCTTTAGATGCTCATACAGTGCTTATCTATCTGGATTTTATCTGGAACGTCGTATTTTAATTCTGCTGCTTGCTTCATTGCCCTTCCAAAGATTACGTTCAGTGCTTTTTTTCTGGTTTGATAAGACGTAAAGGCTTGTTTAGAGTTTTTCTCTGATTGCAGGGGCCGAAAGGTAAAGCGGGTAAACCTGGGGCCGCAGGGAGCTCGGGACTGCCTGGCCTCCCCGGGGTGGATGTAAGTCACAGCATTTTCAGTGCCACACACAAACCTCAGTTCTCCCGAGTTCCTCTCGTGACTGTGTCCTGTCCTGCAGGGTTTGACTGGTCCGGATGGTCCAGCTGGCAAGGACGGGCCCCCAGGAGCAGCGGTAAGTGGCTCTCGATTGAGTTTAATG from Puntigrus tetrazona isolate hp1 chromosome 4, ASM1883169v1, whole genome shotgun sequence carries:
- the ogfr gene encoding opioid growth factor receptor isoform X1, translating into MDDDLVCEYDSTWDTESDGDELENTGRSKKTRPAFWSNSSSRNLRAAKDMQNYRHGYPNINEEECPEERMTNLKFYLNEIKSSPDDVSIETFHTEWRTDYKRLERVHSYIQWLFPLREPGVNYMAAELTKKEIQAFKESDEAKSRLLDSYELMLGFYGIQLLNRETGEVKRAENWRERFANLERNMHNNLRITRILKSLGELGFEHFQAPLVRFFLEETLVRKTLSSVKRSVLDYFLFAVRDKRERRKLVRFAFQHFEPKDKFVWCPRKIQKRFKKKSEKRQNSSAGSGGESAAQDEGHSRYKNKDAEAASEPKHSKPVAELTDAKKQVDSDSVMRAEDQEPNPDAASVQLALTNGTAVNNGETVSDEPRCAEDQQVSQKPERAAEAPDASCERVAALNTGSADCDDSRDETDRLLCPADSQEEPEGTSEDRTVTDSPKHNTPTQSEKLPRPGLTLTSIQPENHEKNATNCNQANGSETEEPMDIVDTSSYLAHE
- the ogfr gene encoding opioid growth factor receptor isoform X2 is translated as MQNYRHGYPNINEEECPEERMTNLKFYLNEIKSSPDDVSIETFHTEWRTDYKRLERVHSYIQWLFPLREPGVNYMAAELTKKEIQAFKESDEAKSRLLDSYELMLGFYGIQLLNRETGEVKRAENWRERFANLERNMHNNLRITRILKSLGELGFEHFQAPLVRFFLEETLVRKTLSSVKRSVLDYFLFAVRDKRERRKLVRFAFQHFEPKDKFVWCPRKIQKRFKKKSEKRQNSSAGSGGESAAQDEGHSRYKNKDAEAASEPKHSKPVAELTDAKKQVDSDSVMRAEDQEPNPDAASVQLALTNGTAVNNGETVSDEPRCAEDQQVSQKPERAAEAPDASCERVAALNTGSADCDDSRDETDRLLCPADSQEEPEGTSEDRTVTDSPKHNTPTQSEKLPRPGLTLTSIQPENHEKNATNCNQANGSETEEPMDIVDTSSYLAHE